In Ignavibacteriota bacterium, the genomic window CAGCATGTTTCGCTCCGAGGTCGGCTAATTCGGTCGGGCAGACAAACGTAAAGTCTGCCGGATAGAAAAAGAGAATTGTCCATTTCTTTTTCTTCAAAATATTTTTCAGTTTGATTTCGACGAATCCGTGTTCGGTCGGGTCAAATGCGTCAATAGTAAAATCGGGAACTACGTCCCCGACATGAATATGAGTTTCAGTCATTTCGTTTTCCTTTTATATTTGATTGATAAAAAATACAACGTTCAGGGACTATCGCACGATAGTTAGATGCTGAAACAAGTTCAGCATGACGTGTAATTTTGTCAGAGTAACTCTAAAACTTCTTCTGTATGATTTGCAACTTTCACGTTTTCAAAGATGTGAGCAATCTTTCCTTTTTCATCAATGATGAATGTCGTTCGCACGATACCCATATATTTCTTTCCCATGAACGATTTCTGTTGCCAAACATCGTATGCGTTGATGACTTCTTTGTTCTCATCACTTAGCAAGGTGAACGGCAGTTCGTATTTCTCGGCAAACTTCGCGTGCGACTTCACTGAGTCTGCGCTCATGCCGACAATCTCCGCTCCTTTTGATTTCACACGCGCAAGATTATCCCGAAATGAACACGATTCCTTCGTACATCCGGGCGTATCATCTTTCGGATAAAAATACAGAACGAGTTTCTTCCCCTTGAAATCTTTCAGGGAGACGATGTTGCCGTGAGCATCGGGCAAAGAAAAATCGGGGGCTTTATCTCCAATCTTTAATTTCACGAAATGTTATGCTGCTATCAATGATTTATTGGGCTGAAAATAACGATCAAAAGATTGTGGACCTTTTATTTCATTGAATGTTATCATTTTATATTCATTCAAGTCAAAGGGTAGTCTGTTGATAATTTCTTTTTTCGTGATAATAGGAATAATGTGTTTATCAAGAACCCAAGCAGCACCTAGTTCTTGAAGTAGCCATTCAGAGGAGAGCGAATTCGGACTTAGCAACACGATAAAGAAATCACAAATATTTAGTTCATTTTTTAATCGGGTTCTCCAATCTTCACCTGCGCTTAACATTTCAGATGAAAATAGTTCTACATCAAATCGTTGTTGTAAAATTTGTTTAAGAAAACCCGCTTCCGATTTATCATTCGAGCTATAACTTAAAAATATCTTGAGTCTATGTTTTCTTTTATTCATTTCCTATTACCTTTATGTTTTCTTAGTCGTAAGATAAGTTCTTTCAAGTAGTTATCAAAGTCATTTAATTCTATTGCTTTATTTTGAGCGATAACATCTGGCATTTCTTCTGGGGTAATTTTATCTATAATTGGAACAATTACCTTGTTACCAAACCACGCTCCGCCTAATTCGATGAGTACCCAAGGTCTGTCAATCGAATTTTTTGTCAGA contains:
- a CDS encoding toll/interleukin-1 receptor domain-containing protein: MNKRKHRLKIFLSYSSNDKSEAGFLKQILQQRFDVELFSSEMLSAGEDWRTRLKNELNICDFFIVLLSPNSLSSEWLLQELGAAWVLDKHIIPIITKKEIINRLPFDLNEYKMITFNEIKGPQSFDRYFQPNKSLIAA
- a CDS encoding toll/interleukin-1 receptor domain-containing protein, encoding MPRRNRNKSYTIFISHSTKDRWIARQMSRLIEEKVSKYYARTFLDERDIAGGESINDTIKENLRSCDEFLILLTKNSIDRPWVLIELGGAWFGNKVIVPIIDKITPEEMPDVIAQNKAIELNDFDNYLKELILRLRKHKGNRK
- the bcp gene encoding thioredoxin-dependent thiol peroxidase, which encodes MKLKIGDKAPDFSLPDAHGNIVSLKDFKGKKLVLYFYPKDDTPGCTKESCSFRDNLARVKSKGAEIVGMSADSVKSHAKFAEKYELPFTLLSDENKEVINAYDVWQQKSFMGKKYMGIVRTTFIIDEKGKIAHIFENVKVANHTEEVLELL